A window of the candidate division KSB1 bacterium genome harbors these coding sequences:
- the lexA gene encoding transcriptional repressor LexA, giving the protein MTTKQAQVLEAVRSYQTDYGYSPTVRELADVFGQSSTAGIHKILKVLREKGYLTKTDGKSRSLNLVDTNPDFEARSGAKSYPILGQVQAGMPQLAYEDKEGEMMLDEEWAGDEDTFLLRVKGQSMIDADIRDGDIIVVKQTQSCHNGDIVIALLDDEATVKRFYKEHDRIRLQPENPTMQPIYIDRDHPNFSVIGLVRGLLRKY; this is encoded by the coding sequence TTGACGACAAAACAGGCGCAAGTGCTCGAGGCCGTGCGCAGCTATCAGACGGATTACGGCTATTCGCCGACGGTGCGTGAACTGGCGGATGTGTTCGGCCAGTCCTCAACCGCCGGGATTCATAAAATACTCAAGGTTTTGCGGGAAAAGGGCTATTTGACCAAAACCGACGGCAAGTCCCGTTCTTTGAATCTTGTGGATACAAATCCGGATTTTGAGGCGCGCAGCGGTGCAAAAAGTTACCCCATTCTCGGTCAGGTGCAGGCCGGCATGCCGCAGCTGGCGTATGAAGATAAAGAAGGTGAAATGATGCTGGATGAAGAATGGGCCGGCGATGAGGATACGTTTTTACTGCGTGTCAAAGGTCAGAGCATGATCGACGCGGATATCCGCGACGGGGATATTATTGTGGTCAAACAGACCCAGTCCTGTCACAACGGCGATATTGTTATTGCGCTGCTCGATGATGAAGCGACCGTGAAACGCTTTTACAAAGAACATGACAGAATTCGACTGCAGCCGGAAAATCCGACCATGCAGCCGATATATATTGACCGCGATCATCCAAATTTTTCCGTGATCGGGTTGGTGCGCGGACTGTTGAGGAAATATTAG